The genomic DNA ACCATCTCGGCGACGTTCATCGGGTTCTCGCCGGACTCGTCGTCGCCGCGCGCGCCGCCGGCGAGCTCGGCGGGCACCACGATGACCCGGCCGGCCATGTCGTCGTCGTGCTCGGGGTCGTTGTTCAGGCTCATGTTCATGGCTCCGAAGATGTCGCCGTTCAATCCCGTCATAAATCCGTCCCTCGATTAGCTGCTGCTGCGTCCCGCCGCCACGTCCAGCACGACCTTGCCGACGTGTCCGCTCTCCTCGACCACCCGGTGCGCCTGGTCTGCCTGCTCCACCGGCAGCACCCGGTCGACGACGACCCGGAAACGGCCCTGCTCGATCAGCGGCCACACCGCTTCCCGCGCCGCCGCGACGATCTGCGCTTTCTCTTCAGACGGCCGCGCGCGCAGTGTGGTTGCACTGACGCTCGCCCGCTTGCGCAGCAGGGTGTTCAGGTTCACCTCGCCCTTGACGCCGCCCTGCAGACCGATGATCACCAGCCGGCCGCCCACCGCCAGCGCCTGGACGTTGCGGTCCAGGTAGGCGGCTCCCATGTTGTCCAGGATCACGTCCACACCGCGGCCCTCGGTGACCTCCGCCACCCTTTCCACGAAGTCCTCGTCCCGGTAGTTCACCGCGACGTCGGCGCCGAGCTCGCGGCAGGCCTTCAGCTTCGCGGCGCTGCCGGCCGTGACGATCACCCGCGCGCCGAGCTCGTGCGCGAGCTGGATCGCGGTGGTCCCGATGCCGCTGGAGCCGCCGTGGACCAGCAGCGTCTGGCCGGCCTGGAGCCCGGCGAGCATGAAGACGTTCGACCAGACGGTGCACACCGTCTCCATCAGGCCGCCGGCGTCCAGCGCGCTCATGCCCTCCGGCAACGGCGCGACCTGCCCCGCCGGCACCGCGACGAGCTCGGCGTACCCGCCGCCGGCCAGCAGCGCGACCACCTCGTCCCCGGCCACGAACCCGCCGACCCCGGCGCCGACCTCGACGACCCGCCCGGAGCACTCCAGCCCCGGATAGGGCGAGGCTCCCGGCGGCGGCGTGTAGAAGCCCATGCGCTGCAGGATGTCCGCCCGGTTCACCGCGGTCGCGGTGACCTGGATCAGCACCTCGCCGGCCGCCACGACCGGATCGGGCACCTGTGCCCACACCAACTGCTCCGGTCCGCCCGGCTCCGCGATCGTGATGGCACGCATGACTTCACCCTAGCGAGACCCGTGCACAAGGGACGGATCCGGGCGGGAGGACGGCTCTGGGCGGGACGCCTGACCACGACTGGGGCCGGTGGGGACCTTGAGGCGCGATTGTTCCCCCATTCGGTCGACAGCGCGTAAAAACCGGCCAGTAGCACTTGGCACCGACCTTGATCGGTCGTAGAAAGAAAGCAAGGCCCCGCGACCTCCCAACTCAAAGAGAAGGAATGGTTTGGCACAAGGCCGCTCGACCTCGACATCGATTCGGGAACCCACGCAAAGACCGACCCCTTAAGGGGCCAGCCAGCCAGGCAGACGGAGAGCAACAGCGAGGACCTGGAAGGCGACTACGGCGAACAGACGCTTGTTAACTCGTCCTCGGTGTCATTCATAACAGCGGTGCCGCTTGCGCAGCGGCACCGCTGACCTTTTCCCAGAATGTCCCGAAGGGGATTATCTCTGTGAATCCGCGGCGGCCGCGACAAGTGCGTCGGCGAGTTTGTGCGCCGCCTCGTCGTCGAGCGGCCGGTGGCCGACCAGGCCGCGATACCAGAGCAGGCCGTAGGCCAGATCGGTGAGGAAGTCCAGGTCGGCGTCGGCCGAGACCTCGGCGCGGGCCGCGCCGCGTTCGAGCAGGACCCGCAGCGTCGCCCGCCGGCTGGCGAGGAAGTCGTGGAAGGGGCGCGCGGACTCGGGGTTCTCGATCGAGGCCACCATCATGCTCTTCAGCTCGCTGAGGACCTTGGGGTCCTCGGACTGCTGGAAGGTCGCCTTGAAGAACTCCGTCAGGTCGGCCGCCAGCGTGCCGGTGTCGGGCAGCGGGATGGTGTGCTGCGCGCGCGTCCCGACGGCCTCGGCGATCACCGCGGCCTTCGACGGCCACCAGCGGTAGACGGTCTGCTTGCCGACTCCGGCGTCGCGGGCCAGGCGCTCGATCGTGAAGCCCTCGTAGCCGACCTCCTGCAGCAGGCCGATCGCGGCGTCGATGATCGCCTCTCGGGCCGCCTCGTTGCGGCGTCTTCCGGTGTGCGGGCGCTCCATGCCCGGCAGCCTAGCGGATTTGTCTAGACGTGTCGTCTCGGCAATACTTGTCGAGACGGATCGTTTCGACAAAGAGTCATCCGACGGAGGGGACGGGTATGTCCACCGAGCAGAAGTTCAGCGGCAAGACCGTGTACGTGATCGGCGCGAGCCACGGGATCGGCGAGGCGATCGCCGGCGCGTTCGTCGCCGACGGCGCCGACGTCCTGATCACCGGCCGCACCAAAGAGCGCCTGGACGCGGCCGCGGAGCGCATCGGCCACCCGGTGCGCGTCTTCCAGTCGGACGCGCGGCGGCAGGAGGACGTGGACACGCTCTTCGCGGCCGCGGGTTCCAAGATCGACCACCTCGTGCTCGCCGTCAGCGGCGGCATGGTGGGGCTGGGCACGCTGGCCGAGCTCACCGACGAGGCCCTGCGCGAGGGCTTCGAGGGCAAGGTGTTCGCCCAGCTCAGGATCCTGAAGGCGGCGCTGCCACACCTGGCCCCGGACGCCTCGGTGACCTTCATCGGGGCCGGCAGCTCGCGCGCGGCGTTCCCCGGCACCACCGCTCTGGCGGCGGCCAACGGCGCGCTGGACGCGGCGGTCCGCCCGCTGGCCGCCGAGCTGGCCCCCGTCCGGGTGAACGCGGTCTCCCCCGGCGTGATCGACACCGCCTGGTGGCACCCGCTGGGCGAGCAGCGCGACGGGTTCATGGAGCAGCAGGCCGCCGCCACTCCGGTGGGACGCGTCGGGCAGCCTCAGGACATCGCCGACGCGGTGCTCTTCCTGGCCGGGAACGGCTTCACGACCGGCGTGGTGCTGGACGTGAACGGCGGGACCACGCTGGCCAGGAGCTGACGCGAAGCAGAGCACGGACGGCGGGGCGCGGTGACGCGTCCCGCCGTCGGGCTGTTCAGCCGCGCATGATGGCTTCGCACACCGCCAGCGACTCGCGTGCCCCCAGCGCGACCGCCTCGGCGTACTGCGCGAGCCAGGCGGCCAGCCCTTCCTCCGTGCCGGTCGCGTAGCCGCGGGCGGCGTCCAGATACGCCTCGACCCCGAGGTCCACATGCCCGGCCTCGACCACCGCCAGCGACTGCGGGTCCAGGCCGCGTTCGGCCAGGATCAGCCGGGACGCGGCGCGGGCCAGCAGCCCGTCGCCCCAGCCGAACGGCTCGTTCACCAGCAGCTCGGCGTGCACCGCCGCCGCGACCACCACGGCCGGCACGTCGGCGGCGGCCGGGTCGCGCAGGTCGTCGGCCAGAGCGGTGAGCACGGCCGCGGCCTCGGGATCGCGCGGCCGTCCCACCCGGTCCTGTTCCAGGTGGCCCGCGGCGGCGAGCAGGTGCATCCGGGACAGGGCCTGGATCGGGGACCGCTTCCACACCGGCGCGAGCGTGCCCAGCTCGCCGGAGATCCGCAGCGCCCCGCGCAGCAGCCCGGAGCCGTCCTCGTCGCCGAGGTCGGTGCGGCGGCGGACCTCCTCCAGCGGCCAGTCCGTGCCGGCCTCGCTCAGCGAGCCCAGGGCCGCCGAGGCCCGGGCGCCGCGCAGCTGCGACTCGGCGGTGACGCGGGCCGACTGGCTGCGCAGGACCTTGTGCTTGCGCACGCGGTCCACCGCTTCGCGGGCGGTCTCCGCGGCCTCGGCGGCGTTCGGGGCGGCGGCCAGGCGCCGGATCGGGGAGCGGGTGTCCATGCCCGGGACTCTACCTACCGACTGGTAGCGGGGACGCCACCCGATCGGAGGATGCATGGTTGACGCGCCGGGGCGGCGACGTCGAGACTCAGCGCGTACCTGTTTTATTGAAAACGATTGTCATCAAGCGCGGCTCCCCTGAGAAGCCCGCGACTTGTTCCCCTTCCCAGCGCTTGGAGGCCCCGGCATGCGCATCGCCATGGTCGGCAAAGGCGGCAGCGGCAAGACCACGGTCTCGGCCCTTCTGATCCGGCACCTGTCGGCCGGCGGCCGCCCGGTCGTCGCCGTGGACGCCGACATCAATCAGCACCTCGGAGCGGCGCTCGGCCTGTCCGATGAGCAGGCCGCGGCCCTGAGCCCGATGTCCGCCCACCTGTCGACGATCAAGGACTACCTGCGCGGCGACAATCAGCTGATCGCGGACGCCGAGTCCATGGTGAAGACCACGCCGCCGGGACGCGGCTCGCGCCTGCTGCGGCTGGAGGAGGAGAACGTCGTCCACAGCCTGTGCGCAACGCGGCTGGGCGGCGATCTGGAGAACGTCCGGCTGATGGTGACCGGTGGGTTCGAGGAGAAGGACCTGGGCGTCTCCTGCTACCACTCCAAGGTCGGCGCCGCCGAGCTCTACCTGAATCACCTTGTCGACGGCCCCGACGAGTACCTGGTGATGGACATGACCGCGGGCGCGGACGCCTTCGCCTCCGGCCTGTTCACCCGCTTCGACCTGACCTGCCTGGTGGTGGAGCCGACCCGCAAGTCGGTGTCCGTCTACCAGCAGTACCGCGAGTACGCCAAGGAGTACGACGTCACCATCCGGGTGGTCGGCAACAAGGTGACCGGCCCGGAGGACGTCGCCTACCTGCGCGAGCACACCGGCGCCGACCTCGTGGCCTGCCTCGGCGCCTCGCACTACGTCCGGGCCCAGGAGCAGGGCCGGGACAAGGGCTTCGACACCCTTGAGCCGGCGAACCGCACCGCTCTGGCGCGCCTGCAGATGGAAGTGGACACGGTGCCGCAAGACTGGGCCAAGTTCACCCGGCAGGCGGTCCACTTCCACCTGAAGAACGCTCAGGCCTGGGGCGACCGCGCGACCGGCGTGGACCTCGGCGCGCAGGTCGACCCGGACTTCGTCATGGGACCGGGAGCGTTCGTGGCACCGAGCTGAAGGCCGTCACCTTCCGCACCACGTCCGGGTCGGTCAGGATCCGGAAGTGGCCGAGGCTGGTCCAGGTGTCGAGTTCGGCCCCGGGCCACAGGGCGGCCAGGCGGTCGCCGCTGGCCACCGGGACCTCGCGGTCGCCGAGGTCGTGGACGATCAACAGCGGCGGCAGCCCGGCCAGGTCCGCGGTGCGCATCCGCTGCGGGATGTCGAACCGGTCCATGGACTCGCCCACGCGCTTCTCCAGAACCCTGAGGAAGCCCGTACGTATGCGTTCCCTGAAGCCGAGCATCTTCGCGAACTCATAAGAGAACCCGATCGGATCGCTCACCGGCGCCACGACGGCCAGCCTCCCCACCCGGAGGCCGTCGAGAACCGACAGGACCACTGCCGCCGCGCCGAAGGAGTGCGCGATCACCGCATGCGCTTCGCCGAAGCGGTCCACAGCACAGGACAGAGCCTCTGAGAACTCCGGGAGCGTCGCGCGCCCCGGCCCCGCAAGACTCTGCGACGACTTCCCATGGCCGGGGGCGTCGAACGACACCACCCGGTGGCCGGAGGCCAGCAGCGGTTCCACGAAGGCGTCCAGCTGCTCGGCCACACCGCCCCAGCCGTGCACGAGATAGACCACCGGCCCCTCCGCGCCCCACACGGTGCCGCGCACTGTGCTGCGCCGCACGGTCATCGTGAAGGACTCGCCGGCGGACACCGCGACCGGTGTCCTCGGCCTCCAAGGCCTTTTGGGGACCGTGAGCCAGAGCCGCTCGGCCCAGCGGGCGCCCGGACCCGGAGCGACGATTTCCAGCACCCCGAAAGCGGTACGCAGCGAGCCGAGTGCGAGCGCCTTTTTAGCACGAACGGTCGTGCTTTTTTTGTGCGACGACGATGACGCGGTCATCTGGATGACCCCCTCTAGCGGTTGGATTCGATCAGTCGGGAGAACGCGTTGCGCGCCCTCGCCTCGGCCCTGGCGTCGCCGAGGAGCCGGTGCGCCTGGAAATAGATGAGCATGATCCCGTGCAGGTCGTGGGTGAACTGCTCCGGATCGGCGCCGGCGGCGAAGAAGCCCTCGGCGATCCCGGTCCGGAACATCTGCGCCACCGCGTCGTTGAAGTCCAGGTGCATGCGGACCAGGCGGTCCCGCACCGGCCCCGGCTGGTCGTCGTACTCCCAGGCCGCCGAGACGAACAGGCACTCCGCGGTCCCGTCCCGCGACACCGCCAGCCAGCTCTCGAACAGCGTGGTGATCCGCTTCTCGCCGCGCGGGGCGCACAGCGCGGGCCGCACGACGTCCTCGACGAACGCCTCGCTGGCGAACTCCAGGACCTGGACCTGCAGCGCCTCCTTGGACTTGAAGTGCGCGAACAGGCCGCTCTTGGACATCCCGGTCCGCTCGGCGAGCGAGCCGATGGTGAGCGAGGCCAGCCCGCCGGAGGCCGCGACCTCGACCGCGGCTTCCAGGACCTGTCTGCGGGTCTCCTCGCCCTTGCTCACCCCAGAAAAATAGCACGACCGTTCGGCGGGCGCGACCGCGAGCCCGTCACTCTCGGCGATCTCAGACCCCCGACACCCTCGACTTCGCCCTCCGACCGCATCAGACTGGGGCATGTGGCATCCAACCCCGCCACCGTCGGCATCGTGGCCGCCCTGGTCGCCCCGGCGGTCGCGGTGTCCCGCGCCGTCCAGCGGCACCGTTTGGCCGGCACGACGGCCGAGCGCGCCGCGTATGCCGCCATGCACGCCGTCGCCCTCGCCGGGCCCCCGCTGCGGGCCGGCCTGACCCCGGACGCCACCCGCCGCGCGGCCCGCCACCTGCGGCCGCTGCTCGGCACCGCGGCGCTGGCCTTCAACGACACCGAGCGGAACCTCACCTGGGACGGTGCCGGACAGCACCGGCATTCTCAGAACTCCTACGAGCTCTCCACGGCCGCGCTCAAGTCCGGAAGAGTGACCGTCCTCGGACCGGAGGACGTGCACTGCGACAGCGATTCCTGCATGATCCGCCACGCGGTCGTCGCGCCGATCATCCCGCCGAGCAGCATCGGCGGGATCCGCGACGACGGCGGCAGCACGGCGATCGGCACGCTGTCGGTCTACAGCTCCAGCACCTCCGTGGCTCTGGTGCGGGCCGTCGGCGAGGTCGCGTACTGGGTCGCCACCCAGATCGAACTGGCGGAGCTCGACCGGTCGCGAACCCTCCTCATGGAGACCGAACTCAGGGCACTGCGGGCGCAGATCTCGCCGCACTTTGTCTACAACTCGCTCACCGCCATCGCTTCCTTCACGCGCACGGATCCGCAGCGCGCCAGGGAGCTCCTCCTGGAGTTCGCGGACTTCACCCGCTACTCGTTCCGCGCGCACGGCGAGTTCACGACGCTCGCCGAGGAGCTGCGCTGTGTGGACCGCTACCTGTTGCTGGAACGCGCCCGCTTCGGCGAACGCCTCCACGTGACCCTGCGGATAGCCCCTGAGGTGCTTCCTGTAGAGGTTCCCTTCCTATGCGTACAGCCCATAGTGGAGAACGCAGTACGGCACGGTCTGGAAGGCAAGCCCGGCCCCGGCCACGTCACCATCACCGCCGAGCCGACCCGGCACCACCACCGGATCACGGTCGCGGACGACGGCGTCGGGATCACCCCGGACATCCTGCGCGACGCCCTCGCCCCGGCCGAGCCGGGCACACGCACCTCGGTGGGGCTGTCCAACGTCCACGAGCGACTCCGCGCGGTCTACGGGACGGCCTACGGCCTGGCGATCGAATCCCAGCCCGGAGCGGGTACCACTGTGGTGATCCGGGTCCCGAGGAAGTAGCCACGAGAAGCACAGAAGCAGAGGGCATACCGCATGACCATCGCGACGCCGACCGGCCTGCGCGTGCTCGTGGTCGACGACGAGCCCCCGGCCGTCGCCGAACTCGCCTACCTCCTGTCCCGCGACCCCCGCGTCTCCTCTGTACGGACCGCCACGGATGGGGAAGACGCGTTGAGGGTCCTGAAGAACTCTCCTGTGGACGCCCTGTTCCTCGACATCCGCATGCCGGGCTTGGACGGTCTGGAGATAGCGGGACTCCTCAACCAGTTCGCCACGCCGCCGCAGATCGTCTTCGTGACCGCCCACGAGGAGTTCGCTCTGGAGGCGTTCGACCTGCACGCCTCCGACTACCTGCTCAAACCGGTCCGCGCCGAACGCCTAGCGGAAGCCATCCGCCGGATGGCACCGGCGTCCACTTTCCATAGGGCCCCCGAACCGGGGCCCTACGACGTCATCCCGGTGGAGCTGGCAGGCGTCACCCGCTTCATCCCGCGCCAGGACGTCTCCTATGCGGAAGCACAGGGCGACTACGTGCGCTTGTACACGGACAGCAGCAGTCATCTGGTCCGCATCCCCTTGGCGGTCCTGGAGGAACACTGGTCGGCCGCCGGCTTCGCCCGCACGCACCGCCGCTTCCTGGTCCGCGTCGACGCCGTCTCGGAGGCCCGGTGGGAAAGCGGCCACCTGACCGTCATCGTCGGCGGGATCCCGATCCCGGTCGCCCGCCGACACACGCGTGAAGTGCGCGAACGGCTCAGCCACCGCTGATCGCGCCGTGCCGACCGCTGAACGCTTCAGGCAGACCGTCCGAAGATCGAGCTCTCACACCCTCTGCCCCGTTTTGACCGGTACCGCCTATGGTGAGGTGACCGCGCGTCCATCCGACGTCGATGACGCCACGGCACCGTGAGCACGCCGCCCACCGAAATCGGGTCCTGGTGGGCGGCGTCTGGCGCGTCCGGACGTCTCCAGGTAAAAGGTCTATACCAATGGCGCCGAAACCCTTGTGCTCGGGGCCCTCCCTTGGTGTGCTACTGCCTGGATAAAGTGTGACCGCTGTCATAATGCATCGAACGAGGAGAGACGGTGTCGAACGAGGCCCTTTCCAATTTGCTCCGTGAGGACCGCCGGTTCGCGCCGTCCGCGGCCTTCGCCGCCGACGCGAACGTCAAGGCCGACGCGTACGCCGCGGCCGAGACCGACCGGCTGGCGTTCTGGGACACGCAGGCTTCGCGCCTGGCCTGGGACACGCCCTGGACCGAGACACTGGACTGGTCGGGCAAGCCGGTCGCCAAGTGGTTCGTCGGCGGGAAGCTCAACGTCGCCTACAACTGCGTGGACCGGCACGTCGAGGCCGGCAATGGCGACCGCGTCGCCATCCACTTCGAGGGCGAGCCCGGCGATTCCCGCGCCATCACGTACGCCGAGCTCAAGGACGAGGTCTCCAAGGCCGCCAACGCCCTGACCGAGCTCGGCGTCACCGCCGGCGACCGGGTCGCGATCTACATGCCGATGATCCCCGAGACCGCTGTAGCGATGCTCGCCTGTGCGCGCATCGGTGCGGTGCACTCCGTGGTCTTCGCAGCGTTCTCCCCCGACGCCCTGCGGGCGCGCATCGACGACGCCGGCGCGAAGCTGCTGATCACCGCCGACGGCTACCACCGCCGCGGCGGCACGGTGAATCTCAAGGCGAACGCCGACCAGGCCGTGGCCGGCGCCGAAAGCATCGAGAACGTGCTCGTCGTCAAGCGCACCGGCGCGGACGTCGCGTGGGGCGACAAGGACGTCTGGTGGCACGACGCGGTCGGCGCCGCGAGCACCGAGCACACCCCGGAGGCGTTCGACAGCGAGACCCCGCTGTTCATCCTCTACACGTCCGGCACCACGGGTAAGCCCAAGGGCATCCTGCACACCACCGGCGGTTACCTGACCCAGGCCTCGTACACCCACCACGCGGTGTTCGACCTGAAGCCGGAGACCGACGTGTACTGGTGTACCGCCGACGTCGGCTGGGTGACCGGGCACTCCTACATCGTCTACGGCCCGCTCTCCAACGGCGCGACCGAGGTGATGTACGAGGGCACCCCCGACACGCCGCACCAGGGCCGCTTCTGGGAGATCGTCCAGAAGTACAAGGTCACGCTGCTGTACACCGCGCCCACCGCGATCCGCATGTTCGCCAAGTGGGGCGACGACATCCCGGCGAAGTTCGACCTGAGCTCCCTGCGCCTGCTGGGCTCGGTCGGCGAGCCGATCAACCCCGAGGCCTGGATCTGGTACCGGAAGAACATCGGCGGCGACCGGACCCCGGTGGTGGACACCTGGTGGCAGACCGAGACCGGGGCGATCATGATCTCCCCGCTGCCCGGCGTCACCGAGGCCAAGCCGGGCTCGGCGATGCGGCCGCTGCCGGGCATCTCGGCGAACGTGGTCGACAAGGACGGCACCATCGTCGAGAACGGCCACGGCGGCCTGCTGGTCCTGGACCAGCCCTGGCCCTCGATGGCCCGCGGCATCTGGGGCGACCAGCAGCGCTTCGTCGACACCTACTGGGCCCGCTTCGCCGAGCAGGGCTACTACTTCGCCGGCGACGGGGCCAAGAAGGACGAGGACGGCGACCTGTGGCTGCTGGGCCGCGTCGACGACATCATGCTCGTCTCCGGCCACAACATCTCCACCACCGAGGTCGAGTCCGCGCTGGTGTCCTACCCGGCCGTGGCCGAGGCCGCCGTGGTCGGTGCCAAGGACGAGACCACCGGCCAGCGCATCGTCGCCTTCGTCATCCTGCGCGCCGGCCAGGAGGAGACCCCTGAGCTGGACGCGGCACTGAAAGCCCACGTCTCCAAGGAGATCGGCCCGATCGCCAAGCCCAAGCAGATCCAGATCGTGGCCGAGCTGCCCAAGACCCGCTCCGGCAAGATCATGCGGCGCCTGCTGAAGGACGTCGCCGAGGACCGCGCGGTCGGCGACACGACGACCCTGGCCGACTCCACGGTCATGGACCTGATCAAGTCCAAGCTGCCGCACGCCGACGAGGACTGATCCAGACTGATCCAGTCCGCTCGGTGTTTCCGACCGCCGGGTACCCGGGCCTCATGGCCCGGGTACCCGGCGGTTCCGTCTTCCCAGGAGCCGGACCGCCGCACACGGGTTCCTCATATGGCGTAGCCTGAACGGCTTAGGAGCGCCGGGAAGTCTGGTCGGCATGGGTAGTGGTTTCTTGATCACCACCCGTCCGCCGCCGACCGCCGAAACCCCAGGACGCCCCGATGACGCCCCCGGACCGCCCCGCCGCCCCGTTCCGCGTCTTCGCACGGCTGAGGCGGATCGAGCGCCGGCACGTGGCGGACGTCCTGCGGGCCGAGACCGTCGGCGGCGCGCTGCTCATCGTCTTCGCGCTCCTGGGACTGCTGTGGGCCAACTCCCCATGGCGCGCTTCCTACGACACCGTCAAGAACACGGTCGTCGGACCGCACTTGTGGCACCTGGACCTGTCGCTGGCGGACTGGGCCGCCGATTTCCTGCTCGCGTTCTTCTTCCTGGTGGCCGGGATCGAGCTCAAGCACGAGCTGCAGGCCGGCGAGCTGTCGAACCCGCGCGCCGCGGCGCTGCCGGTCGTCTCGGCGCTGTGCGGCATGGTGGTGCCGATCGGGGTCTACCTCGCGGTCAGCGCCGGGCACCCGGACGCGGGCGCCGGCTGGGCCGTACCCACCGCCACCGACATCGCGTTCG from Catenulispora sp. MAP5-51 includes the following:
- a CDS encoding NAD(P)H-quinone oxidoreductase, whose amino-acid sequence is MRAITIAEPGGPEQLVWAQVPDPVVAAGEVLIQVTATAVNRADILQRMGFYTPPPGASPYPGLECSGRVVEVGAGVGGFVAGDEVVALLAGGGYAELVAVPAGQVAPLPEGMSALDAGGLMETVCTVWSNVFMLAGLQAGQTLLVHGGSSGIGTTAIQLAHELGARVIVTAGSAAKLKACRELGADVAVNYRDEDFVERVAEVTEGRGVDVILDNMGAAYLDRNVQALAVGGRLVIIGLQGGVKGEVNLNTLLRKRASVSATTLRARPSEEKAQIVAAAREAVWPLIEQGRFRVVVDRVLPVEQADQAHRVVEESGHVGKVVLDVAAGRSSS
- a CDS encoding TetR/AcrR family transcriptional regulator, which encodes MERPHTGRRRNEAAREAIIDAAIGLLQEVGYEGFTIERLARDAGVGKQTVYRWWPSKAAVIAEAVGTRAQHTIPLPDTGTLAADLTEFFKATFQQSEDPKVLSELKSMMVASIENPESARPFHDFLASRRATLRVLLERGAARAEVSADADLDFLTDLAYGLLWYRGLVGHRPLDDEAAHKLADALVAAAADSQR
- a CDS encoding SDR family NAD(P)-dependent oxidoreductase, encoding MSTEQKFSGKTVYVIGASHGIGEAIAGAFVADGADVLITGRTKERLDAAAERIGHPVRVFQSDARRQEDVDTLFAAAGSKIDHLVLAVSGGMVGLGTLAELTDEALREGFEGKVFAQLRILKAALPHLAPDASVTFIGAGSSRAAFPGTTALAAANGALDAAVRPLAAELAPVRVNAVSPGVIDTAWWHPLGEQRDGFMEQQAAATPVGRVGQPQDIADAVLFLAGNGFTTGVVLDVNGGTTLARS
- a CDS encoding oxidoreductase, producing the protein MDTRSPIRRLAAAPNAAEAAETAREAVDRVRKHKVLRSQSARVTAESQLRGARASAALGSLSEAGTDWPLEEVRRRTDLGDEDGSGLLRGALRISGELGTLAPVWKRSPIQALSRMHLLAAAGHLEQDRVGRPRDPEAAAVLTALADDLRDPAAADVPAVVVAAAVHAELLVNEPFGWGDGLLARAASRLILAERGLDPQSLAVVEAGHVDLGVEAYLDAARGYATGTEEGLAAWLAQYAEAVALGARESLAVCEAIMRG
- a CDS encoding ATP-binding protein, with product MRIAMVGKGGSGKTTVSALLIRHLSAGGRPVVAVDADINQHLGAALGLSDEQAAALSPMSAHLSTIKDYLRGDNQLIADAESMVKTTPPGRGSRLLRLEEENVVHSLCATRLGGDLENVRLMVTGGFEEKDLGVSCYHSKVGAAELYLNHLVDGPDEYLVMDMTAGADAFASGLFTRFDLTCLVVEPTRKSVSVYQQYREYAKEYDVTIRVVGNKVTGPEDVAYLREHTGADLVACLGASHYVRAQEQGRDKGFDTLEPANRTALARLQMEVDTVPQDWAKFTRQAVHFHLKNAQAWGDRATGVDLGAQVDPDFVMGPGAFVAPS
- a CDS encoding alpha/beta fold hydrolase, translated to MSAGESFTMTVRRSTVRGTVWGAEGPVVYLVHGWGGVAEQLDAFVEPLLASGHRVVSFDAPGHGKSSQSLAGPGRATLPEFSEALSCAVDRFGEAHAVIAHSFGAAAVVLSVLDGLRVGRLAVVAPVSDPIGFSYEFAKMLGFRERIRTGFLRVLEKRVGESMDRFDIPQRMRTADLAGLPPLLIVHDLGDREVPVASGDRLAALWPGAELDTWTSLGHFRILTDPDVVRKVTAFSSVPRTLPVP
- a CDS encoding TetR/AcrR family transcriptional regulator; this encodes MSKGEETRRQVLEAAVEVAASGGLASLTIGSLAERTGMSKSGLFAHFKSKEALQVQVLEFASEAFVEDVVRPALCAPRGEKRITTLFESWLAVSRDGTAECLFVSAAWEYDDQPGPVRDRLVRMHLDFNDAVAQMFRTGIAEGFFAAGADPEQFTHDLHGIMLIYFQAHRLLGDARAEARARNAFSRLIESNR
- a CDS encoding sensor histidine kinase; the encoded protein is MASNPATVGIVAALVAPAVAVSRAVQRHRLAGTTAERAAYAAMHAVALAGPPLRAGLTPDATRRAARHLRPLLGTAALAFNDTERNLTWDGAGQHRHSQNSYELSTAALKSGRVTVLGPEDVHCDSDSCMIRHAVVAPIIPPSSIGGIRDDGGSTAIGTLSVYSSSTSVALVRAVGEVAYWVATQIELAELDRSRTLLMETELRALRAQISPHFVYNSLTAIASFTRTDPQRARELLLEFADFTRYSFRAHGEFTTLAEELRCVDRYLLLERARFGERLHVTLRIAPEVLPVEVPFLCVQPIVENAVRHGLEGKPGPGHVTITAEPTRHHHRITVADDGVGITPDILRDALAPAEPGTRTSVGLSNVHERLRAVYGTAYGLAIESQPGAGTTVVIRVPRK
- a CDS encoding LytR/AlgR family response regulator transcription factor, coding for MTIATPTGLRVLVVDDEPPAVAELAYLLSRDPRVSSVRTATDGEDALRVLKNSPVDALFLDIRMPGLDGLEIAGLLNQFATPPQIVFVTAHEEFALEAFDLHASDYLLKPVRAERLAEAIRRMAPASTFHRAPEPGPYDVIPVELAGVTRFIPRQDVSYAEAQGDYVRLYTDSSSHLVRIPLAVLEEHWSAAGFARTHRRFLVRVDAVSEARWESGHLTVIVGGIPIPVARRHTREVRERLSHR
- the acs gene encoding acetate--CoA ligase — its product is MSNEALSNLLREDRRFAPSAAFAADANVKADAYAAAETDRLAFWDTQASRLAWDTPWTETLDWSGKPVAKWFVGGKLNVAYNCVDRHVEAGNGDRVAIHFEGEPGDSRAITYAELKDEVSKAANALTELGVTAGDRVAIYMPMIPETAVAMLACARIGAVHSVVFAAFSPDALRARIDDAGAKLLITADGYHRRGGTVNLKANADQAVAGAESIENVLVVKRTGADVAWGDKDVWWHDAVGAASTEHTPEAFDSETPLFILYTSGTTGKPKGILHTTGGYLTQASYTHHAVFDLKPETDVYWCTADVGWVTGHSYIVYGPLSNGATEVMYEGTPDTPHQGRFWEIVQKYKVTLLYTAPTAIRMFAKWGDDIPAKFDLSSLRLLGSVGEPINPEAWIWYRKNIGGDRTPVVDTWWQTETGAIMISPLPGVTEAKPGSAMRPLPGISANVVDKDGTIVENGHGGLLVLDQPWPSMARGIWGDQQRFVDTYWARFAEQGYYFAGDGAKKDEDGDLWLLGRVDDIMLVSGHNISTTEVESALVSYPAVAEAAVVGAKDETTGQRIVAFVILRAGQEETPELDAALKAHVSKEIGPIAKPKQIQIVAELPKTRSGKIMRRLLKDVAEDRAVGDTTTLADSTVMDLIKSKLPHADED